The stretch of DNA CAACTAGTTCAGTTAGTGAATTACTATCGACTGTCAATTGTGGCGTACACAGACGAGATTTTTCAGTTCGCGAAAGACCGATATGACTTACTGCTACGAGAAAATCGCCCAAcaggatgttgatgttgatgttaatgttgttgctgatgatgaagatgatgatgtagtgAAGGTCTTTGTAAATAGGTACCGCAGTCTCGAATGACACAAGGATGCTGGATAAGAGATAacgtttttatttcaaaatgaaatctgGTTCATTTAGTAAGGGAGGTAACTATCTTTATAATAGACGTACAAAAttagctaagggaaataactctcatATTTATCAAACCTGATGATGCGGTTGTTTTATTTTGTGAGGACATGAAACTTGATGGTAGATTAACTTAAGGATAGCAGTAATCTCGCAGACTACAGCAgacacaacttgcgaagtaaacacagcgacgtcactcggcacactgcctcaggaagatcactgctagctctcactgcgcacgcaaccatGTGCTGTCATCtcttggcgcgctacagaactagtccgggaccTTTTAGATACCACCTCGTAtgactgaacatatatatatactctactgGAGAATTGGTTTCTCCAACACTAATAATTTCCTACAAATTATCTCTTCACATAACAATTAAATTCTTAACAGTAAAAGGGTTTCGCTcaataactataataacaataatattaataatgataaccacTCCTTAAATaatgatatctctctctcctatctttctttctctctcatactctcttttcttcccccctcctctctctctggcaattttttaatgggagtgagataaccaaaaattaccttttttttatgtattagaGATTACATTGTCCGATgtgttctttctattttattgctGTTGGGTGTAATTTGCGTGAGATTTGGCAACGCTTTTCTAGCAGGTCGACCGAACATATAGATGTTTCCTCTTTGAGTCCCTCTTGTATATCGTTGTATCTGTTTGACTAAATGCTGTACATATGATGGCTTCTCTCAATATGATTGTTGGTAGTTTTGCTTTCTTTACTGTGTCTTCTTTGCtgttctcgtttttttttttcgctgtgTCCTCTATGCATGTTTCGAACGTTATACACTTGTGCTATTCTCCTCTGGGTATGTCTATCTGATGCGTTCGTTGCGTTTGAGGATCGACCGTAATTGACTGTCTCTGGTGTTGGTTAATAACAGCAGTGGTGGATGTcttgtgaaaatatttacatgtcGAGAGAGAAGAAGCTGAAAAGATGTGCCACATCTTTGGGAAACAGCAGATTCTGATGATGGATCTAATGATGATATCAGTTGTAGGGAGGATGAATGGTCATGTTGTTGGGCGAAGTAGAAgcgatgttggtgttgctggtttAGTTCGATTAAGTAgaccttatatattttataaagttaaGTTGCGATGTCGATGATAtgtagcttctatttctagctggtcaaatgGCATTCAACAATTTCGGTAACAAGTTCTACTGCAGCCTTTGTTCGTTTATTTAGGAATAATAAAAAGGTGGCCGCCATGAAAAGCAGTGGAAAGCAGAGGCCAACATAGTAAGATGGATGCGACAATCAGTCGATCgaaaagtaaatttaaataacaaaaaacgaAGACGATTTCATTTGgtcgcatataatatatatatatatacatatatatataaatatatgcatgcaaacttTATTTTGGTATTATACATAATTAAATTAGATTCAAAAGTTCAAACTCAAACGtgaatcacatacacacatacgtaccgtTAAAATCCCAATTCtaagaaattttttttgaaattatatattttcgattatatttttatttcatatttatttatattattttgttttccattgtttttcaTAATACATACACCACGCTACAgtatttccttcatatatatatatataNNNNNNNNNNNNNNNNNNNNNNNNNNNNNNNNNNNNNNNNNNNNNNNNNNNNNNNNNNNNNNNNNNNNNNNNNNNNNNNNNNNNNNNNNNNNNNNNNNNNNNNNNNNNNNNNNNNNNNNNNNNNNNNNNNNNNNNNNNNNNNNNNNNNNNNNNNNNNNNNNNNNNNNNNNNNNNNNNNNNNNNNNNNNNNNNNNNNNNNNNNNNNNNNNNNNNNNNNNNNNNNNNNNNNNNNNNNNNNNNNNNNNNNNNNNNNNNNNNNNNNNNNNNNNNNNNNNNNNNNNNNNNNNNNNNNNNNNNNNNNNNNNNNNNNNNNNNNNNNNNNNNNNNNNNNNNNNNNNNNNNNNNNNNNNNNNNNNNNNNNNNNNNNNNNNNNNNNNNNNNNNNNNNNNNNNNNNNNNNNNNNNNNNNNNNNNNNNNNNNNNNNNNNNNNNNNNNNNNNNNNNNNNNNNNNNNNNNNNNNNNNNNNNNNNNNNNNNNNNNNNNNNNNNNNNNNNNNNNNNNNNNNNNNNNNNNNNNNNNNNNNNNNNNNNNNNNNNNNNNNNNNNNNNNNNNNNNNNNNNNNNNNNNNNNNNNNNNNNNNNNNNNNNNNNNNNNNNNNNNNNNNNNNNNNNNNNNNNNNNNNNNNNNNNNNNNNNNNNNNNNNNNNNNNNNNNNNNNNNNNNNNNNNNNNNNNNNNNNNNNNNNNNNNNNNNNNNNNNNNNNNNNNNNNNNNNNNNNNNNNNNNNNNNNNNNNNNNNNNNNNNNNNNNNNNNNNNNNNNNNNNNNNNNNNNNNNNNNNNNNNNNNNNNNNNNNNNNNNNNNNNNNNNNNNNNNNNNNNNNNNNNNNNNNNNNNNNNNNNNNNNNNNNNNNNNNNNNNNNNNNNNNNNNNNNNNNNNNNNNNNNNNNNNNNNNNNNNNNNNNNNNNNNNNNNNNNNNNNNNNNNNNNNNNNNNNNNNNNNNNNNNNNNNNNNNNNNNNNNNNNNNNNNNNNNNNNNNNNNNNNNNNNNNNNNNNNNNNNNNNNNNNNNNNNNNNNNNNNNNNNNNNNNNNNNNNNNNNNNNNNNNNNNNNNNNNNNNNNNNNNNNNNNNNNNNNNNNNNNNNNNNNNNNNNNNNNNNNNNNNNNNNNNNNNNNNNNNNNNNNNNNNNNNNNNNNNNNNNNNNNNNNNNNNNNNNNNNNNNNNNNNNNNNNNNNNNNNNNNNNNNNNNNNNNNNNNNNNNNNNNNNNNNNNNNNNNNNNNNNNNNNNNNNNNNNNNNNNNNNNNNNNNNNNNNNNNNNNNNNNNNNNNNNNNNNNNNNNNNNNNNNNNNNNNNNNNNNNNNNNNNNNNNNNNNNNNNNNNNNNNNNNNNNNNNNNNNNNNNNNNNNNNNNNNNNNNNNNNNNNNNNNNNNNNNNNNNNNNNNNNNNNNNNNNNNNNNNNNNNNNNNNNNNNNNNNNNNNNNNNNNNNNNNNNNNNNNNNNNNNNNNNNNNNNNNNNNNNNNNNNNNNNNNNNNNNNNNNNNNNNNNNNNNNNNNNNNNNNNNNNNNNNNNNNNNNNNNNNNNNNNNNNNNNNNNNNNNNNNNNNNNNNNNNNNNNNNNNNNNNNNNNNNNNNNNNNNNNNNNNNNNNNNNNNNNNNNNNNNNNNNNNNNNNNNNNNNNNNNNNNNNNNNNNNNNNNNNNNNNNNNNNNNNNNNNNNNNNNNNNNNNNNNNNNNNNNNNNNNNNNNNNNNNNNNNNNNNNNNNNNNNNNNNNNNNNNNNNNNNNNNNNNNNNNNNNNNNNNNNNNNNNNNNNNNNNNNNNNNNNNNNNNNNNNNNNNNNNNNNNNNNNNNNNNNNNNNNNNNNNNNNNNNNNNNNNNNNNNNNNNNNNNNNNNNNNNNNNNNNNNNNNNNNNNNNNNNNNNNNNNNNNNNNNNNNNNNNNNNNNNNNNNNNNNNNNNNNNNNNNNNNNNNNNNNNNNNNNNNNNNNNNNNNNNNNNNNNNNNNNNNNNNNNNNNNNNNNNNNNNNNNNNNNNNNNNNNNNNNNNNNNNNNNNNNNNNNNNNNNNNNNNNNNNNNNNNNNNNNNNNNNNNNNNNNNNNNNNNNNNNNNNNNNNNNNNNNNNNNNNNNNNNNNNNNNNNNNNNNNNNNNNNNNNNNNNNNNNNNNNNNNNNNNNNNNNNNNNNNNNNNNNNNNNNNNNNNNNNNNNNNNNNNNNNNNNNNNNNNNNNNNNNNNNNNNNNNNNNNNNNNNNNNNNNNNNNNNNNNNNNNNNNNNNNNNNNNNNNNNNNNNNNNNNNNNNNNNNNNNNNNNNNNNNNNNNNNNNNNNNNNNNNNNNNNNNNNNNNNNNNNNNNNNNNNNNNNNNNNNNNNNNNNNNNNNNNNNNNNNNNNNNNNNNNNNNNNNNNNNNNNNNNNNNNNNNNNNNNNNNNNNNNNNNNNNNNNNNNNNNNNNNNNNNNNNNNNNNNNNNNNNNNNNNNNNNNNNNNNNNNNNNNNNNNNNNNNNNNNNNNNNNNNNNNNNNNNNNNNNNNNNNNNNNNNNNNNNNNNNNNNNNNNNNNNNNNNNNNNNNNNNNNNNNNNNNNNNNNNNNNNNNNNNNNNNNNNNNNNNNNNNNNNNNNNNNNNNNNNNNNNNNNNNNNNNNNNNNNNNNNNNNNNNNNNNNNNNNNNNNNNNNNNNNNNNNNNNNNNNNNNNNNNNNNNNNNNNNNNNNNNNNNNNNNNNNNNNNNNNNNNNNNNNNNNNNNNNNNNNNNNNNNNNNNNNNNNNNNNNNNNNNNNNNNNNNNNNNNNNNNNNNNNNNNNNNNNNNNNNNNNNNNNNNNNNNNNNNNNNNNNNNNNNNNNNNNNNNNNNNNNNNNNNNNNNNNNNNNNNNNNNNNNNNNNNNNNNNNNNNNNNNNNNNNNNNNNNNNNNNNNNNNNNNNNNNNNNNNNNNNNNNNNNNNNNNNNNNNNNNNNNNNNNNNNNNNNNNNNNNNNNNNNNNNNNNNNNNNNNNNNNNNNNNNNNNNNNNNNNNNNNNNNNNNNNNNNNATTAATATATTCAACATTTAATCATCACTACCAACCTACAATACGACACACTACTCTCTCGATGGCAAATATAAACTTAAAACATGGCAACTACGCATACATATAGACTTTCACTTTCACTGAAAACATGGACGTTTTGTTTGGTAccggaaaagaaaataataataataataataataataataataataataataataataataataataataataataacaataataacaataataatgataataataataacaccaatctATTCAAATATGATGCAAAgtattatttgtgtgtctgtttgtaagtTCTAAGTCTTCGAGTTTTGggtttaagtatatatacgtacatacgcacacatatacacatgctcacatacacttatattacgcatacacacctatatatatatatatgtgtatgtgtgtgggtgtgtgtctgtgtgtgtatgtgtatatgtatatatacatatatgtatgtatgtctatatatacatgtgtgtttctgtgtgtctgtgtatttgtatatatgtagtacaTCATATTTATTGCGTTATCGTAGTTCCAGTTACTTTATTGTTCCGTAACTTTAAGTTTCATGTTTGCAGCAAAAGACATCATATAAATACAagaaccctgtatatatatatatatatatatatatatatatatacatgatcataGATATACGCATGTATAGTGATGATGGGTTGGCTTTGTCACATgtttgatatataatatgtaattagCGCCTTCAGTAAATTctatattaaaataacaatatcCAAAAACATGAGCATAGTTAACGTTTTAGACATTACATTCAatctaaatacaaataaatataagccTTGAAGTACATCAACAAAGATTCCAACGCTGTGTCCATTGTCTTCAAAAGCCTAATTTAAATATTGGTTCGAAGCATCTCTATGCTAACTTCAAATAAAGATATCTTTGATATAGTTTCCCCCATTGATAGTTTCAagtgttggcacaaggccagtaatttcgaagaATGTACACAGATAATGTATATTACACCCTTAAATCCCTTTCAAAACAGCTAAAAATCTTTTAAGCTTAATCAGTAAACATTTTCCAATAAGCTATTGTTGCCGGATATtattcaatggaaaaaaaaaggaactaagATATAGCTGCTCAATAAtcataacaaatattttttctagaAACTAGTTAAACAACTAGAAGTAAATTGTAGAAAAGCAAAGATTCATGTTTTTCTCAGTCAGTCATGAGAAGTCGAGACAATTATCTACGAGACCGGGGTCATCATAACGAAACAAAAACCTACATGCAGAGAGCAAACATTGTTTTGGCATGTCGGATGATAAATTCAAATATCGTTttacaatcatatgtattccTTCGGAAATTTAGAGAAAAGGAATATTACCAAACTGTCCAACTgtatttaaaaatagaagaaaacaacaaaataccacTAGAGAATTCTTAAAGGTTACAAACCAAACAGTAACGCGATAAGCATCTCTAGCTTGTGCAATACTGAGAAGTATTTCATACAAATGGATCTTAACAAATGTAATGACTGTTTATTCAGATGTCAGATTTAACAGTTGCAGCAAATGCAGACACTTCaagaaattcattttaatatcctGGAAACAAATTAAATGGCTTCCCGCGATGAAACGCATTATAAAAacactcttacatatacatacacactcacatatatatacacacacgcatacatacacagcgTATATTTGAACATTTTAGAATTTGGAAAAATTTTAGAATTGATAAACTTAAATATCTAACGTAAAGGAGTTGATCTTCCTCTCAGAAGCAAAGAGTTACACTTCATTAAAGACTATATTTTACGTACATGCGCAACCGACAGTACAATACCAGACCAGCGCGCGGAAAGTTCTTGTGTTCATCTGATGATCTTTATAAGCAAAGATTTTGACTATAAACATGAAACTCTTAATGATGTTACAATAAGTTAGCTACAACCATGACATCACAATATTTCGCTGTACTACGTCATGGACAACACGTGTTTTATTCGCGATAACAATTgtaatttaaacatatataacatatacgcaCGCGTgagcgctcacacacacacgcaaacacatgcatgtatgcacacgcatttATACCTATATAGCTTTCACTGTGTTTCTGTTTAAAATGTTCTGTTGAAATGTTTTttgttgtgtgtacgtgtgcgatATTTCATGGAGTTACACCAGTTTTCATTTCCTTAAAATTACATAGAACCATCTAGACACTATTAATGATAATCCAATAAAACAATCTCTCTTTAATCTATCTCAATTCCGGTTGGCTTGTTGGTTGGTCGGTTTACTTTATATTTGGCTGGATTTGCTCTttccgccgccgccgctgcaGTTTTTCTTTTCACACAATCGATTTACCACAGTGAGGACACATATGTAAACCGTTGGATATCTTAACAGGGGAACTGTTGTTATTGGCAGCAGTTTCACCGGTGAGCCTTTTCGGTGTCAGCTTCTTGATTTTATCGAGGAAAGACGAGGCTTTCTCTTGCGATGCAGCTAATACGGAATGCAATTGATTCTGTTGCAGCTGCAGCACCTgaaactgttgtttttgttgttgttcttcttgctgTTGGTTTTGTGCATCAAgttcttgttgttcttcctcctcgtctttattattttcttttccgtcTTCTTTGTCGTTTTTCTTCCCATGAGTCTCGTCGAAACCATTGCTGTAGTAGTTGTCTGGGGTGGAGTCGAGAATGTCGTCAACTTTGGTGTCCAGCGAACCCTGCTTGAATCTAGCGGTTCCCGTAGACATACGTCTGCCAGGAATCAGAGTGCTGAAGTCCAAACTGTGTTGCTTGGCCTGCTCCCTCAGTTTGACGCCGCGCCGTGGTGACAAGCGAATTGGTCGGCCGTTGATGTCGCTACTAGTCAGGTGACGCGCAAACTCCAAAATGGTTTCGTTATTATCGAAAATTGCTGCAAAGCTACCATTTATGAATTTTGGTGAGCAGGGTACATGACTCAGAATCAGACTCATTCCAAAATCACGTCTTTTCATTGACAGCGTTCGTTCGAGCTTTGTTTCCTCCGATGACGTAGTTATAGCTTTCTCTTCGGGTATTTCCGGTATGTCCCGTATGAGTTCGTCCTCTTTGGTTTTGTTCATTAGTAAACTCAAGTCTCTCAATACAACACTAGAAGTGTCCTGGATGGTTTTGAAGTCGCTTCGGATGTCTTCCTCCGTAGTGTACTGCGAGGTCACCGTGAATCTTATGACATATTTTCCCTTGAAAGAAGCTGGGACCATGTGAAGTTTGCCCGATTTGTTCAACAACTTCAGAAGGAGTTCAGTAAGTTCATTTTcaccctgaaagaaagaaagaaacaaataaataataataataataataataatgatgatgatgatgatgatgatgatgatgatgatgatgataataataataataatggtttcaaattttgccacaagagcagcaattttgggggaggggacgagtcgattatatcgaccccagtgcgtaactggtacttattttatcgatctcgaaaggacgaaaggcaaagttgacctcggcggaatttgaactcggaacatagtgacggccgaaatgccgctaagcatttttgagattctgccagttcgctgctttaataataatagtgatgatgatgataataataaatggacgaaaaggggaaagcaaaaatcctctgggagtttgatttccagacagacaaagtgttagagcaccaaagaccggatatagtaacctttaggagggacaaactaGAGTGCCTAATGATTGACATGGCAGGGCCAGGAGATCAAGATGTCAtcacgaaagaaagagaaaagggggaTAAAtctggagacctgagaattgagatcactaagatgtggctgctacgagagtcgaacataaaggttattcCTATTGACATCGGAGCATTTGGTTCAATACCAaccaatctaaaaaaaaatcaaaaacactgAAAGCTTAAGAAATAcgctacaatctaggtgtattgcaaaaatcactTACCTTCAGTCTAAAAACAACCATACCCAGGTGACGTTCGGCAGGTATTTCAAATCTTTCATCTTGTTTCATCAACGTCTCAAACAAAATGGCCAACTTGACTCCCTGTTGTTGCACAGGAGGCAAATGGAAAGAAATCGGGTTTGTTAGGTTTGGTTTGGCTAAAGAACAACTGAAGACcaattcctcacacacacacacacacatctagctatcgctcactcgctcactcacacacacacatacagacactcacacactcacacaccattcactcaatgactctctctctctctctctctcatacacacacacacacacacacactatgatacaccaatacatttacatacacagcaGGGTTGTCAAACGGCCCTCAGCAGAGTTTCGTCCGGTTCCCGattcaattttatattaaaaaaaacccacccaAAAATTGCTGTATCTCGAGAGGGTCATTTTACCAGTTTTAATGCTGTTTATTGTTACTGACTTCATACAtgtataggtggtggtggtagtggtggtggtggtggtgatggtgatgcaggtgttggtgttgatggtagcaGTGGCGGTGAATGgaagtggtggtagcagtgatggttgtagtgttgttgttgctggtggtggtggtgttagtggcggCGGTGATGGCGGAGGTGAAGAAGGTGTGATGGAGATGAGAAGAGTTTTGTTGAGTGCAGGCAACACCTTTGGAAACTTTATGAACAGAAAACCATTTTGTGGTTCCATCCTAAGGAATTTTGCTGTGTAGGAGAGACATTGGCAAAATTTGTTGAGATTTTATTGGAAAGTTGCCAAAAAGAGCGGCAGCAATTTGAAAGTCAGGAGAGATGGTCATTTGTGTAACGTCCGATGGCTTCGTTTCTTATTTAGGTTATGGTAATCTCTCGATCGAGCTgtgccttgtgttcttgagcaaaacacttcactcctCGATTCACACTTTAATCTTCAGACCACTCAGCTGTCAATGAGCATCCCTGTAATGAACTGGTGTCTCGTTCAGAAGCAACATCATGGTCCCGGTCCCtaatacgccatggaaaccgggcaAATGACCTTGCAAGTCCCAAGGTTCGAGacagtaatttatttttaaaattaatctcaCAGTTactatggtgaaaaaaaaaaaacagtggtcGAAGTgagtaattttaatttaaatcgtCTTTTCTTCTATCGACTCATCCAGGAGATGCTTATCTCTCATCTTCTTAACGCCGTGGAAACCAGGATTAAGCAATCAGCCCTTTGGATAGCTTAGATGACAAGAAACCAACGTAATATTTTATGGCTTCTGATCTCTTACCATCAATAAGttttaaaagcaacaacaacgacaaagacaacaacaatattaaggaataaaaataaacgatAGACTCACGTGACGTATGTGTTTCTGAAGACCTTCCACGCCGAAGGATCGGATGACGAACCATAATTTTAGGGCTCGAAACCGTTTGCTGAGAGGAATTTGCCAatgctggaaatatatatatatgagagagagagagagagagagagagagaacaataagaatatacaaaaatattgagtATCATGTATAACATCATAATGCCAAACGGtatacgcactcacgcacacacgtgaatatatactgagagaaagagatagatagatagagagagagagagagagagagagagagagaaagagagagagagagagggggaggggggagtaAGAAGTTAAAATTCAATTCAAATTCTCGCAGTGAATTAGAATTGAATCACGTAGTTGAAATCTTGAATAATAAGAgattaaaagaaacacattttgattaaaaaaaaaaggttaaaattaaattttaacgaGTTTTCTACACAGTGTAGACTTTAAAAATCACTTTGTCTTAGTAAAAGTTACCCAGTCATAACAAATGAATAATCAGCTTTCTCCGTTATAAATACAGATTTCTACCATATTCTATCTTGCTCTGAGTTCAACATGCGCCGGAATTGGCTCAGGATTAGGTTGAGGATCAATTGGCAACAAATGTGTAGAtaagtatttatgtgtttctGTAGACTTAGAAGAAGAATCTATTAAAATATCTCACAATCCGTTAACAACCATTATGATCGACATCTTCCTGGAAAAAAGGAAGTatgacatttttttcctttccatcaaCGTCATTATCTATTTGCGCCACATGTGGTTTTCTTTCAAAAGAACTAACATTTGACACTCAAGGAATatcattcaaataatttttatgaacGCATTCATACAACATTTGACATTTAAACAAGAATCCATATTTATATTCTCTTTCCTTTCACAACACATCTTTTATGTTGCTTTTTGTTAAATGCTAACCATTTCCAGCCGTTTTTCTTGCGTTCCTCTCTAATTCTAAATTTTCCTTCTCACTTTCTGTAACAAATGACGTTTTATAACTGCTGTGTATAAAATTGCTgccaaaatattacacacacacacacacacacacacacacacacacaaacacacacacacacatacacacacacacgcatgcacgcacgcacgcacgtacgcacgcacgcacgtacacacataaacatgcttacacacacgaATATTGAATTGAGTCGAACGAATGagaaagaagtactcaatacacgtGGTAGAATATACGGTTAATTCAAATTGGATTTTTTTATCACGCGACTCGAGTTTTAACAaaccttctatctatctatctatctatctatctatctatctatctatctgtgtctgtctgtctgtctgtcttacatTCAGTTTTGTCTCGTTCTTCTCTTTCAGGAATTtctcccttttatatatattcccGCTGACTCCAGCAGAGACCCACCCTCCACCTCGACTTCCTTCTTGCCACACCAGTAACACATCTCCGGTGAAGAAGACTATCCTGAATAGGTCCCAGTACATAACTGGCTACTGTTATTGCAGGAGACAAACAATAGACAGCTTCATCGagtattcatttcatttactCCAGTAATACTTTTGGAAAAGGCATGAATGTTACAACCTCACTGAATCGATGAGGAACAATGCTGTTTTCGAGAGTCAACTCTATGAACTCTATCGTGTTCTATCTCATTGGCTCAGCCAGAAGAGGAAGGTCAGTGACCCTGACCTTTTAAAGGATTTCCGTCGCTGGTGGGAAGAAGAGACGGAAGAAATAAGTTATCTTTTGACTGCGTCTCTTGTCAGAGAATTTGT from Octopus bimaculoides isolate UCB-OBI-ISO-001 chromosome 14, ASM119413v2, whole genome shotgun sequence encodes:
- the LOC106868611 gene encoding histidine decarboxylase, whose amino-acid sequence is MSLQITHWQSPHMHAYFPALNSFPSLLAEMIADAINCLGFTWASSPACTELEAIVMDWLAKMIGLPSEFQHRSPQTNGGGVIQNYVAVDSVRGCIQDGFDCFHVGYIQHNADVICIHQHGPTWPNMVYNKIRNRDPAIYAGDLPPLAHSSVEKATLIGLVKLRLLPTDDHLSLRGNTLEMAVKKDKEAGLIPFFVCGTLGTTGACAFDNLPELGAICVAESIWMHVDAAYAGTAFICPEFRKFMVGIEHAHSLAFNASKWMMVNFECTAMWIKDSTSLHRTFNVDPLYLKHENSGAAIDYMHWQIPLSKRFRALKLWFVIRSFGVEGLQKHIRHGVKLAILFETLMKQDERFEIPAERHLGMVVFRLKGENELTELLLKLLNKSGKLHMVPASFKGKYVIRFTVTSQYTTEEDIRSDFKTIQDTSSVVLRDLSLLMNKTKEDELIRDIPEIPEEKAITTSSEETKLERTLSMKRRDFGMSLILSHVPCSPKFINGSFAAIFDNNETILEFARHLTSSDINGRPIRLSPRRGVKLREQAKQHSLDFSTLIPGRRMSTGTARFKQGSLDTKVDDILDSTPDNYYSNGFDETHGKKNDKEDGKENNKDEEEEQQELDAQNQQQEEQQQKQQFQVLQLQQNQLHSVLAASQEKASSFLDKIKKLTPKRLTGETAANNNSSPVKISNGLHMCPHCGKSIV